One genomic region from Vannielia litorea encodes:
- the miaA gene encoding tRNA (adenosine(37)-N6)-dimethylallyltransferase MiaA has protein sequence MIDWKSLDADRPVLIAGPTASGKSALALEVAARSGGVVVNADALQVFANWRVLTARPSAEEEAAAPHALYGHVPGDTAYSVGHWLRDIAPLLTGGARPIIVGGTGLYFTALTEGLAEIPEVPPEVRAEADALPLAALLAALDEEQRSRIDCANRARVQRAWEVLRATGKPLWRWQDETPPPLLPLSNAQPFLVDAPKEWLTPRIARRFDLMLEAGALNEARANLPHWSPTLPSAKAIGAPELIAHLRGKMSLSEAAERAKISTRQYAKRQRSWFRARMQAWQTVSASAL, from the coding sequence ATGATAGACTGGAAATCGCTGGATGCCGACCGCCCCGTGCTCATCGCCGGGCCCACGGCATCAGGCAAATCCGCCCTCGCGCTCGAGGTGGCCGCACGCTCCGGCGGGGTGGTGGTGAACGCAGATGCGCTTCAGGTCTTCGCCAACTGGCGCGTGCTCACCGCTCGCCCCTCGGCGGAAGAAGAGGCCGCCGCCCCGCACGCGCTCTATGGCCATGTGCCCGGCGATACCGCCTATTCCGTTGGCCATTGGCTGCGCGATATCGCCCCTCTGCTCACCGGCGGCGCCCGCCCGATCATCGTGGGCGGCACCGGCCTCTACTTCACCGCGCTCACCGAAGGGCTGGCCGAGATCCCCGAGGTGCCGCCCGAGGTCCGCGCCGAGGCCGATGCCCTGCCCCTCGCTGCCCTGCTCGCCGCGCTGGACGAAGAGCAGCGCAGCCGGATCGATTGCGCCAACCGCGCCCGCGTCCAACGCGCATGGGAGGTGCTCCGCGCCACCGGCAAGCCGCTCTGGCGCTGGCAGGATGAAACCCCGCCGCCGCTCCTGCCGCTCTCCAACGCCCAGCCCTTCCTCGTCGATGCCCCAAAGGAGTGGCTCACCCCCCGCATCGCCCGCCGCTTCGACCTGATGCTGGAGGCCGGCGCACTGAACGAGGCCCGGGCGAATCTGCCCCACTGGTCCCCCACCCTGCCCTCCGCCAAAGCCATCGGCGCGCCGGAGTTGATCGCCCACCTGCGCGGCAAGATGAGTCTCTCCGAGGCCGCCGAGCGTGCCAAAATTTCAACACGGCAGTACGCAAAACGGCAGCGCTCATGGTTTCGGGCGCGGATGCAGGCCTGGCAAACCGTCTCCGCCAGCGCGCTCTGA